One window of the Dendropsophus ebraccatus isolate aDenEbr1 chromosome 12, aDenEbr1.pat, whole genome shotgun sequence genome contains the following:
- the LOC138769890 gene encoding G protein-activated inward rectifier potassium channel 4-like, which translates to MALAAPSSSMDLQQNNGPCLRNYVDESRLKVDDPRIRRNSIPPAKVPTAKHMLAYLPRAPTDTNRYGTFPQKPETMVMSETSCEDNHQKPEFPPPKKGSIISNFIPLSYTNSTKEHRNRRFSAVEQTNSGAAPPVAKHRPSVTINTEDLPRYQRAAKTENPLRESFSKWHPKHALSVPNIPMRSKTPTRSVVSAPVTTKSHRMRCKLMYDDRQLFNLTNRQTRQRYVTKDGKCRVNLGRIDEKKRFISDIFTTVVDLKYRWFIFVFMLCYILTWFGFGIIYFVDALLRDDINHIGDPEWKPCIDNVDSFLAALLFSVESQRTIGYGHRMVTADCPEGVILLMAQSIIGSVIDALMVGCMFVKISRPKKRAETLIFSKKCVVSHRDEKLCLMFRIGDLRDSHMVDAKIRAKLIKSRQTKEGEFIPLEQSEINLGYDTGEDRLFLVEPQIICHFINDHSPFWEMSAESLKREQFEIIVILEGIVEATGMTCQAKTSYTEDEILWGHRFEPCMTLEKGAFRVDYSHFDKTFDVQTPWGSAKEMHELKENEQNDRSTLSLYWDNMFQTPIPEDPNMAFGNDLQENQDRMDFPSIAEGNLESDSNDLDV; encoded by the exons ATGGCATTGGCTGCTCCAAGTAGCAGCATGGACTTGCAGCAGAATAATGGGCCCTGTCTACGAAATTATGTTGATGAGTCCAGGCTGAAAGTAGATGACCCTAGAATCAGGAGGAACTCCATTCCTCCAGCGAAGGTTCCCACGGCAAAGCACATGCTAGCCTATCTGCCCAGGGCACCAACAGACACCAACAGATATGGAACATTCCCTCAAAAG CCTGAAACAATGGTTATGTCCGAGACTTCCTGTGAAGATAACCATCAAAAGCCTGAATTCCCTCCACCCAAGAAAGGCAGCATCATCTCTAACTTTATTCCACTGTCTTACACCAACAGTACTAAGGAACACCGAAATAGGAGATTCAGTGCTGTAGAACAAACAAACAGCGGTGCTGCTCCCCCAGTTGCCAAGCATAGGCCTAGTGTGACTATCAATACAGAGGATTTACCTCGCTACCAACGAGCTGCCAAGACAGAGAACCCTCTAAGGGAATCTTTTTCAAAATGGCATCCTAAACATGCCCTTAGTGTTCCAAATATCCCAATGAGAAGTAAAACCCCAACCCGTAGTGTTGTGTCCGCTCCAGTTACCACAAAATCACACCGGATGCGATGTAAGCTCATGTATGATGACCGTCAGCTCTTCAACCTCACTAATCGTCAGACACGCCAGAGATATGTTACCAAGGATGGCAAGTGTAGGGTCAACCTTGGACGTATTGATGAAAAGAAGAGGTTTATATCAGACATTTTCACCACTGTTGTGGATCTAAAGTATCGATGGTTCATTTTTGTCTTCATGTTATGTTACATCCTCACCTGGTTCGGATTTGGGATTATTTATTTTGTGGACGCCTTGTTAAGAGATGACATAAATCACATTGGGGATCCTGAGTGGAAGCCTTGTATTGACAATGTTGACTCCTTCCTTGCTGCCTTACTCTTCTCTGTGGAAAGTCAACGGACAATTGGTTACGGCCACAGGATGGTCACTGCCGATTGCCCAGAGGGTGTTATTTTGCTCATGGCTCAGTCAATAATAGGTTCAGTGATCGACGCCCTCATGGTGGGCTGCATGTTTGTAAAAATTTCTCGGCCTAAAAAGAGAGCCGAGACGCTGATTTTCAGTAAgaaatgtgtggtgtcccacagagATGAAAAGCTTTGCTTGATGTTCAGAATTGGAGATTTACGAGACAGCCATATGGTAGATGCCAAGATAAGAGCTAAACTCATCAAATCTAGACAGACAAAGGAAGGGGAGTTTATTCCGCTGGAGCAATCTGAAATTAACCTTGGGTATGATACTGGAGAGGATCGGCTTTTCCTGGTGGAACCTCAGATCATCTGTCATTTCATCAATGATCACAGTCCATTCTGGGAGATGTCTGCGGAATCACTGAAGCGGGAGCAATTTGAAATTATTGTAATACTTGAGGGCATTGTGGAAGCCACAG GTATGACGTGTCAAGCCAAGACTTCCTACACAGAGGATGAGATTTTGTGGGGTCACAGATTTGAGCCTTGCATGACTCTGGAGAAGGGAGCATTCCGCGTTGACTACAGCCACTTTGATAAGACATTTGATGTCCAGACACCATGGGGCAGTGCTAAGGAAATGCATGAACTTAAGGAGAATGAACAGAACGACAGGTCTACCCTCAGCCTCTACTGGGACAATATGTTTCAGACCCCTATCCCTGAGGACCCAAACATGGCATTCGGGAATGATTTACAGGAGAACCAAGACAGAATGGACTTTCCCAGCATTGCTGAAGGAAACCTAGAGTCTGACAGCAATGACCTTGATGTCTGA